Proteins encoded in a region of the Diabrotica virgifera virgifera chromosome 4, PGI_DIABVI_V3a genome:
- the LOC126883414 gene encoding uncharacterized protein LOC126883414, whose amino-acid sequence MQAGSGLQNNSARKKYQLPGSANAQLWRLVMSDSTSKGKSYKKCIKCGADERKATSYKKFIVSDSLANQINQVLNLNSALGDYICKSCYTTFQFLNPKPKEQQDSSQQEQCSQTANRQHLIDQTAPVAKILYDIRGDQLGLVCDGTYLRHEKSSNNEYQRKSYSGQKKAPLCKPFTICTTNGYIIDILGPYYATDNDAKILESILNDPNGLITLLQEGDKFFLDRGFRDVIQKLSNLQFQALMPALKGKRKQLTSIEANESRMVTMVRWVVEAVHGVISQKYKLLHNQFDNKMIPNAALYCKIAGFLINTFGKRYVSEVSSKNEIIAQINKIKSLENTLLQECEENRWGRRKTLFQPLQSNDVLDFPEMTEQDLITFFTGTYQLKQSISYLAELITEDNKVDLQFLKETADIIKIQVRSRHIKAKTYNCYIHYQPHSIGTSGIKRHYCDCANRARTIGCCSHVAAIIYYLSNARYLAKIVNPAKILTNIFDSNVIPVINEDSDED is encoded by the exons GTTAGTAATGTCTGATAGCACTAGTAAAGGCAAATCATACAAAAAGTGCATCAAATGCGGTGCCGATGAAAGAAAAGCTACGTCGTATAAAAAATTCATTGTGTCTGATTCTTTAGCCAATCAAATAAACCAAGTTTTGAATCTAAATAGTGCACTCGGTGATTACATCTGCAAATCTTGTTATACAACGTTTCAATTTTTAAACCCAAAACCAAAGGAACAACAGGATTCATCGCAACAAGAACAATGTTCACAAA CTGCTAATCGACAACATTTAATCGACCAAACCGCGCCGGTTGccaaaatattgtatgatattcgGGGCGACCAGCTAGGTCTCGTATGTGATGGCACATATCTCCGTCACGAGAAAAGCAGTAATAATGAATATCAAAGAAAATCATACTCTGGACAAAAAAAAGCTCCTCTGTGTAAACCTTTTACAATTTGCACTACCAATGGCTACATCATAGACATACTCGGCCCGTACTATGCAACTGACAACGATGCTAAAATTCTTGAGAGTATTCTCAATGACCCAAATGGATTGATAACGCTTTTGCAGGAAGgagataaattttttttggatagaGGGTTCCGCGACGTTATACAAAAACTGTCAAACCTTCAATTTCAAGCACTGATGCCTGCATTAAAGGGAAAAAGGAAGCAACTCACAAGTATAGAAGCCAATGAGTCACGTATGGTTACAATGGTTCGTTGGGTTGTCGAAGCTGTACATGGTGTAATAAGCCAAAAGTATAAACTTCTGCATAATCAGTTCGATAACAAGATGATTCCCAACGCAGCTCTATATTGTAAGATAGCGGGTTTTTTGATAAACACATTTGGAAAGAGATACGTTTCCGAAGTTTCAAGTAAAAACGAAATAATTGCACAAatcaacaaaataaaaagtttagaGAATACGTTGCTTCAAGAATGTGAAGAAAATAGATGGGGTAGGCGGAAAACTTTATTTCAACCACTCCAGTCCAATGATGTTTTAGATTTCCCCGAAATGACAGAACAAGATTTAATAACTTTCTTCACAGGTACATATCAACTGAAACAATCAATTTCATATTTGGCCGAGTTAATTACTGAAGATAATAAAGTGGATCTACAGTTCTTGAAAGAAACTGCAGACATAATTAAAATTCAAGTTCGTTCGAGACATATAAAGGCTAAAACATACAACTGTTACATTCACTATCAGCCTCATTCAATTGGTACCAGTGGAATCAAACGCCATTATTGCGATTGCGCAAATCGTGCCAGAACAATAGGATGTTGCTCACATGTAGCCGCTATCATCTACTACTTATCAAATGCAAGATATCTAGCTAAAATTGTAAATCCAGCAAAAATACTAACAAACATATTTGATTCCAATGTTATACCTGTTATAAATGAAGACAGTGATGAAGATTGA